A DNA window from Gammaproteobacteria bacterium contains the following coding sequences:
- a CDS encoding PQQ-dependent sugar dehydrogenase has product MRLTRGTMIVTAVSALAAAAPGLALAQPGFGAAQEVRLPEPGSPLVLDAGRQQISVVLVAGGLVGPWDIEFLPNDEGILVTESPGRLRLIRGGTLQPEPVWEVPPPGGRDVLHGVVAHPDFDENRLVYVSYTKADDSAAAAGASASGQPGASGQRNALLTLAIARGRLENGRLVDTEEIFAADAWETASNATAGRMIFGPDGSLYVSVGDRDRLCCGPNDDNSIRIKAQDLGSHIGKVLRLTDDGGVPDDNPFVGRAGAKSEIFTYGNRNAYGFAFHPETGELWSVEIGPNGGDELNILLPGRNYGWPLVSLGRNYSGTRVSDQPWYRPGMEMPVLHWTPVISPSSLAFYTGDRFPRWKGNLFVTALSGQRVVRLAFNERGLLGRPSPMLTELGVRFRDVEQGPDGYLYFATEVRYGSGNPDGTVLRIEPVESSE; this is encoded by the coding sequence ATGAGACTCACCCGCGGGACGATGATCGTGACGGCCGTCTCGGCGCTTGCGGCCGCGGCGCCCGGGCTCGCGCTCGCGCAGCCGGGATTCGGCGCCGCGCAGGAGGTCCGCCTCCCCGAGCCCGGAAGCCCGCTCGTGCTCGACGCGGGCCGCCAGCAGATCAGCGTCGTGCTCGTGGCCGGCGGTCTCGTCGGGCCGTGGGACATCGAGTTCCTGCCGAACGACGAAGGCATTCTCGTCACCGAGAGCCCGGGACGGCTGCGGCTGATCCGCGGCGGTACGCTGCAGCCCGAGCCCGTCTGGGAAGTCCCGCCGCCCGGAGGCCGCGACGTGCTGCACGGCGTGGTCGCACACCCGGACTTCGACGAGAACCGGCTCGTGTACGTTTCCTACACGAAGGCCGACGACTCGGCAGCGGCGGCCGGCGCGTCGGCTTCGGGGCAACCGGGTGCGTCGGGTCAGCGGAATGCGCTTCTCACGCTCGCGATCGCGCGCGGCCGCCTCGAGAACGGCCGTCTCGTCGACACGGAAGAGATCTTCGCCGCGGACGCCTGGGAGACCGCGAGCAACGCGACGGCCGGTCGGATGATCTTCGGGCCCGACGGCTCGCTCTACGTCTCCGTCGGAGATCGCGACCGCCTCTGCTGCGGCCCGAACGACGACAACAGCATCCGTATCAAGGCGCAGGATCTCGGCAGTCACATCGGCAAGGTGCTGAGGCTCACCGACGACGGCGGCGTGCCGGACGACAATCCTTTCGTCGGCAGGGCCGGCGCGAAGTCGGAAATTTTCACGTACGGCAATCGCAACGCGTACGGATTCGCCTTCCATCCGGAGACCGGCGAGCTCTGGAGCGTCGAGATCGGCCCGAACGGCGGCGACGAGCTCAACATCCTTTTGCCCGGCCGCAATTACGGATGGCCGCTCGTCTCGCTCGGCCGCAACTACAGCGGCACGCGGGTGTCGGACCAGCCGTGGTATCGGCCCGGCATGGAGATGCCGGTGCTGCACTGGACGCCCGTGATCTCGCCGTCGAGCCTCGCGTTCTACACCGGCGACCGCTTCCCGCGCTGGAAGGGCAATCTCTTCGTCACCGCGCTGAGCGGCCAGCGGGTGGTCCGGCTCGCGTTCAACGAGCGTGGCCTGCTCGGCCGGCCTTCGCCGATGCTGACCGAGCTCGGCGTCAGATTCCGGGACGTGGAGCAGGGACCGGACGGCTATCTGTATTTCGCGACCGAGGTGCGCTACGGCAGCGGCAACCCGGACGGTACTGTCCTGCGCATCGAGCCGGTAGAGTCTTCGGAGTGA
- a CDS encoding alpha-ketoglutarate-dependent dioxygenase AlkB — protein MPQQRELFDATGRLPAGFTYLPDFLSRAEEAPLLEALRTLPFDEARYKSWRAKRRIVSYGGQYDFDSNELVRAGPVPDFLEPLRERVAPLLGVPAAELRHVLVAEYRPGAPLGWHRDVPSFERVAGVSLAGPARMRFRPYPPGPSRRTVFALDLAPRSAYSMVGEARWKWQHAISPTKSLRYSITFRTLAPMDRKKGV, from the coding sequence ATGCCGCAGCAACGGGAGCTGTTCGATGCGACGGGCCGGCTGCCCGCAGGCTTCACGTATCTTCCGGACTTTCTTTCGCGAGCGGAGGAGGCGCCGCTGCTCGAGGCGCTCCGAACGCTGCCGTTCGACGAGGCGCGATACAAGTCCTGGCGCGCAAAACGCCGGATCGTCAGCTATGGCGGGCAATACGATTTCGACAGCAACGAGCTCGTCCGCGCCGGACCGGTCCCCGATTTTCTCGAGCCGCTGCGCGAGCGCGTAGCGCCGCTTCTCGGGGTGCCCGCGGCGGAGCTCCGGCACGTGCTGGTCGCCGAGTACCGTCCCGGCGCGCCGCTCGGCTGGCATCGCGACGTGCCGAGCTTCGAGCGGGTCGCGGGGGTCTCGCTCGCCGGACCGGCGCGGATGCGCTTTCGGCCGTATCCGCCCGGCCCGAGCCGGCGGACGGTTTTCGCGCTCGATCTCGCCCCCCGCTCGGCCTACTCGATGGTGGGCGAGGCGCGCTGGAAGTGGCAGCACGCGATCTCGCCGACGAAAAGCCTGCGCTACTCGATCACCTTCAGAACCCTCGCCCCGATGGACCGCAAAAAAGGTGTCTGA
- a CDS encoding nuclear transport factor 2 family protein: protein MEKHRYPIALMVAGLAFALFGCGDPTTAQTADGAAASAGARSGGASRAAALERRLDALEIRKTRLEDANAIRRLQRAYGYYVDRGLWDEVADLFAENGSIEIGLDGVYVGKERVREYLYALGNGRSGLAEGELNEHMQLMPVVTIAADGTTAKARWRGLIMAGRLGDGALWGEGPYENEYVKEDGVWKISKLHWFQSFLVPYEGGWAANEDATGAKYVSERLPPDAPPSVQYDTWPATFLPPFHFPNPVTGASASAAAGGRESPVDGADAASGDALAWRAAVLAHEVQLLEDENAIENLQRTYGFYIEEGLWTQAANLFAENATFEVGGRGVYVGKARVLAYLRSLGDEYPQYGRLFDRMQLQPIVHVAPDGRTAKGRWRLFAQEAEHGEFGEWGVGWYENDYVKEGGVWKIAALRVFPRMYTPYEDGWGKTALPAPSFASDLPPDRPPTVPHALYPAVPTAPFHYENPVTGGPVYAESPSRFAAVPEDSSLDAVAAAIDSIAGRIERLEDVEAIERLHSVYGYYLARNQWDDLAGIFADDGTIEIAQRGVYVGKASVRRNLNLYGEQGIHYGVQHNHMQYQPVIHVAPDGRTANMRSRAFSIMGNYGQTGFFMGGVYENEFVKEDGVWKVKKDQVFNTYFVPYDVGFKDVPQRDPPGISDSNPPDRPPSVAFEMYPETFLPPFHYPNPVTGEPVVVP from the coding sequence GTGGAAAAGCACCGATATCCGATTGCGCTCATGGTCGCCGGCCTCGCTTTCGCTCTCTTTGGCTGCGGTGACCCGACGACGGCGCAGACCGCGGACGGCGCGGCCGCGAGCGCCGGGGCGAGATCCGGGGGCGCATCGCGCGCCGCGGCGCTCGAACGGCGGCTCGACGCGCTCGAGATCCGCAAGACGCGGCTCGAGGATGCGAACGCGATCAGACGGCTGCAGCGCGCCTACGGCTATTACGTCGATCGCGGCCTGTGGGACGAGGTCGCCGATCTCTTCGCCGAGAACGGCTCGATCGAGATCGGGCTCGACGGCGTCTACGTCGGCAAGGAACGGGTGCGCGAGTACCTCTATGCGCTCGGCAACGGCCGCTCGGGGCTTGCCGAAGGCGAGCTGAACGAGCACATGCAGCTGATGCCGGTCGTGACGATCGCTGCGGACGGCACGACGGCCAAAGCCCGCTGGCGCGGATTGATCATGGCGGGTCGGCTCGGCGATGGGGCGCTGTGGGGCGAAGGCCCTTACGAGAACGAGTACGTCAAGGAGGACGGCGTCTGGAAGATCTCGAAGCTGCACTGGTTCCAGAGCTTCCTGGTGCCGTACGAAGGCGGCTGGGCGGCCAACGAAGACGCGACGGGCGCCAAGTACGTCTCCGAGCGCCTGCCGCCCGACGCGCCTCCTTCCGTGCAGTACGACACGTGGCCAGCCACGTTCCTGCCGCCGTTCCATTTCCCGAACCCGGTCACCGGCGCCTCGGCGTCCGCGGCCGCCGGCGGCCGCGAGTCGCCGGTCGACGGCGCCGACGCCGCGAGCGGCGACGCGCTCGCGTGGCGCGCGGCGGTGCTCGCACACGAAGTGCAGCTTCTCGAGGACGAGAACGCGATCGAGAATCTGCAACGCACGTACGGCTTCTACATCGAGGAAGGGCTGTGGACGCAGGCGGCGAACCTCTTCGCTGAGAACGCCACGTTCGAGGTCGGCGGCCGGGGCGTCTACGTCGGCAAGGCGCGGGTGCTCGCTTACCTGCGCTCGCTCGGCGACGAGTACCCGCAATACGGGCGGCTGTTCGACCGCATGCAGCTTCAGCCCATCGTCCACGTCGCGCCCGACGGGCGCACGGCGAAGGGCCGCTGGCGGCTGTTCGCGCAAGAAGCCGAGCACGGCGAGTTCGGCGAATGGGGCGTCGGCTGGTACGAGAACGACTACGTGAAGGAAGGCGGCGTCTGGAAGATCGCCGCCCTCCGCGTCTTCCCGCGGATGTACACGCCCTACGAGGACGGTTGGGGCAAGACCGCGCTGCCCGCGCCTTCGTTCGCGTCGGATCTCCCGCCGGACCGGCCGCCGACCGTCCCGCACGCGCTCTATCCGGCGGTGCCGACGGCGCCGTTCCACTACGAGAATCCGGTCACGGGCGGCCCGGTCTATGCCGAATCGCCGTCCCGATTCGCGGCCGTGCCGGAAGATTCGAGCCTCGATGCGGTTGCGGCCGCGATCGATTCGATCGCCGGCCGCATCGAGAGACTCGAGGACGTCGAGGCGATCGAGCGGCTGCACTCCGTTTACGGCTACTACCTCGCGCGCAACCAATGGGACGATCTCGCCGGCATCTTCGCCGACGACGGCACGATCGAGATCGCGCAGCGCGGCGTGTACGTCGGAAAGGCCAGCGTGCGCCGGAACCTGAATTTGTACGGCGAGCAGGGCATTCATTACGGGGTGCAGCACAACCACATGCAGTATCAGCCCGTGATTCACGTCGCGCCGGACGGACGTACGGCGAACATGCGCTCGCGGGCGTTCAGCATCATGGGGAACTACGGCCAGACCGGGTTCTTCATGGGCGGCGTTTACGAGAACGAGTTCGTCAAGGAGGACGGCGTCTGGAAGGTCAAGAAGGACCAGGTGTTCAACACGTACTTCGTGCCGTACGACGTCGGCTTCAAGGACGTGCCGCAGCGCGACCCGCCCGGCATCTCGGACTCGAACCCTCCGGACCGGCCGCCGTCGGTCGCGTTCGAGATGTACCCGGAGACCTTCCTGCCTCCGTTCCACTATCCGAATCCGGTGACGGGCGAGCCCGTCGTCGTCCCGTAG